Proteins from a genomic interval of Procambarus clarkii isolate CNS0578487 chromosome 45, FALCON_Pclarkii_2.0, whole genome shotgun sequence:
- the mRpL2 gene encoding large ribosomal subunit protein uL2m, with translation MASVRAVSALCREMGAITLNSRMILATTVFAPNSLQQVRGFKIRHVNMPAPGDRKNYRYKVHFPEDGQYTIKHLKTTKLGGRDPETGRIIVGTLGGGAKRNYRWIDWFRTGPKDGTFLEERVISVLYDPNRSARIALVGCGTNLRYIIATENMKSGDLIRTSSYIPRIPVRPKEGDAYPVGALPNSTLVNCVECQVGDGARLVKAAGTAGIIMRKISDKVIVQLPTKREVALDPECMVTVGRVSNILHGQQHVGSAQRRRWLGKRPASGLWQRKTGYHGRKIRPLPPVKFYGPLKPEPTIMKFTLDSEGPSRPIIPRTNRVT, from the exons ATGGCAAGTGTGAGGGCTGTGAGTGCCTTATGTCGGGAAATGGGAGCCATCACTCTAAATTCAAGAATGATTTTGGCAACTACAGTATTTGCTCCAAACTCACTCCAGCAG GTTAGGGGTTTCAAGATCCGCCATGTCAACATGCCTGCACCTGGTGATCGTAAAAATTACCGCTACAAAGTACACTTCCCAGAGGATGGACAATATACTATTAAGCATCTCAAAACTACTAAGCTAGGGGGACGTGATCCTGAAACAG GTCGTATCATTGTGGGAACATTGGGAGGTGGAGCAAAAAGAAATTATCGCTGGATTGACTGGTTTAGGACCGGCCCCAAAGATGGTACCTTTCTGGAAGAACGGGTTATAAGTGTCTTGTATGATCCCAACCGTTCAGCTCGTATTGCTCTTGTAGGATGTGGAActaatttaag GTACATTATTGCCACTGAAAACATGAAGAGTGGTGACCTTATTAGAACTTCTAGCTACATCCCTCGCATTCCTG tgcgGCCAAAAGAAGGGGATGCCTATCCTGTGGGAGCTttgccaaattcaacccttgttaACTGTGTGGAATGCCAGGTCGGTGATGGAGCTAG GTTAGTAAAAGCAGCAGGTACGGCAGGGATAATTATGAGGAAGATAAGCGACAAGGTTATCGTTCAGCTGCCAACCAAGAGAGAGGTGGCTCTCGATCCCGAGTGCATGGTAACTGTTG GTCGGGTGTCTAACATACTCCATGGCCAGCAGCATGTCGGCTCTGCACAGAGGCGACGTTGGCTTGGAAAGCGACCTGCATCTGGTCTGTGGCAACGGAAGACTGGTTATCATGGCCGAAAGATTCGTCCATTACCTCCAGTCAAGTTTTATGGTCCTCTGAAGCCGGAGCCAACCATTATGAAATTTACACTCGACAGTGAAGGCCCATCTAGACCAATCATTCCCCGCACAAATCGTGTAACATAA